In Vicia villosa cultivar HV-30 ecotype Madison, WI unplaced genomic scaffold, Vvil1.0 ctg.000030F_1_1, whole genome shotgun sequence, the following proteins share a genomic window:
- the LOC131622495 gene encoding uncharacterized protein LOC131622495, translating into MVDVGGDFISKHDFDDRESMLTWIRRKAVNLEFGMVIGRSDNGTAKRNPFVTMLCKRSGKYNTPLKKFKKDDTGTRKCECPFKIRCYMLASKKWRSSVICGLHNHEFCAKLQGHPIACRLNPVEKASIKDMSLNFVEPKNILASLKRKEPDNISNIRQVYN; encoded by the coding sequence ATGGTAGATGTCGGAGGTGACTTTATTAGCAAGCACgactttgatgatcgtgaaagcatgctAACATGGATTCGTCGGAAAGCAGTTAACCTTGAATTTGGTATGGTAATCGGAAGATCAGATAATGGTACCGCAAAAAGAAACCCGTTTGTTACAATGTTGTGCAAAAGAAGCGGGAAATACAATACTCCTTTAAAGAAGTTTAAAAAAGACGACACGGgtactagaaaatgcgagtgtccatttaaaatccGTTGTTATATGTTGGCTAGCAAGAAGTGGAGAAGCTctgttatttgtggtttgcataaccatgaatTTTGCGCAAAATTACAAGGCCACCCTATAGCATGTCGGCTTAATCCGGTTGAGAAGGCATCTATTAAAGACATGTCCTTGAATTTTGTCGAACCAAAAAATATACTTGCCTCATTGAAAAGGAAGGAACCCGACAACATATCAAACATAAGACAAGTGTATAATTAA
- the LOC131622494 gene encoding uncharacterized protein LOC131622494, whose product MKLIIKEQLWRIGFPETTDMKPPSQPVKIKGASKKVKPSPNDSLTTQCPSYFEHVDKRFPDSPTPKSQKSQKSSNKGARISKPPPTTSPPQVQQVSTPIPTPISPSIKEVQIALKIPFIDKMTVFMHKYIDRIINVVEDGNCRFRAVLALLGKGEDAHELVRHDLIKELVNHKDSYTRISGDETKFESVNEALVPWGGAYAPFSHWMRFPDMGHLIASAYDIVCIDLRHYSFSETFFPLRTTPPTNPIDRIICVGWIAKSRHFVQVYLKPGCPIPPTSPKWALYHTEVADTWLDLLWIGCTILKG is encoded by the coding sequence ATGAAATTAATCATCAAAGAACAATTATGGAGGATTGGATTTCCCGAAACAACCGACATGAAACCCCCGTCTCAACCCGTTAAGATAAAGGGTGCTTCCAAGAAAGTGAAGCCTTCACCAAATGACAGCTTGACAACACAGTGTCCTTCATATTTTGAGCATGTCGACAAACGCTTTCCAGACTCACCTACTCCGAAATCGCAAAAATCTCAAAAGAGTTCAAACAAGGGAGCTCGCATAAGCAAACCGCCTCCGACGACTAGTCCACCGCAAGTTCAGCAAGTTTCGACGCCGATTCCAACACCTATTTCCCCATCAATCAAAGAGGTACAAATTGCTCTAAAAATTCCATTCATTGACAAGATGACGGTTTTTATGCATAAATACATCGATCGGATCATCAATGTGGTGGAGGACGGTAATTGTAGATTTCGGGCCGTATTGGCTTTGCTTGGTAAGGGAGAGGATGCCCATGAGCTTGTCCGTCATGATCTTATCAAAGAATTGGTGAACCATAAAGACTCGTACACGCGGATATCTGGAGACGAAACCAAATTTGAATCGGTAAACGAGGCTCTTGTTCCATGGGGTGGCGCTTATGCACCGTTTTCGCATTGGATGAGATTCCCGGACATGGGGCATCTTATTGCATCCGCATATGACATTGTATGCATTGACTTGAGGCATTACAGTTTTTCGGAAACCTTTTTTCCGCTCCGCACGACACCTCCTACAAATCCAATTGATCGTATTATATGTGTTGGATGGATCGCCAAATCGCGtcattttgtacaagtttacttgaaaccgggATGCCCCATACCACCTACTTCACCAAAATGGGCACTTTATCACACCGAAGTTGCTGATACGTGGCTGGACCTTTTGTGGATAGGATGCACTATTTTGAAAGGTTGA
- the LOC131622405 gene encoding uncharacterized protein LOC131622405, which produces MPFLWKKKNRVTRISQIVADFQSPKRGRSLFVETGFPTSLIDLFVKNRNRFKKTRFKKPVHSDNTDLSPSSSPSPPPPPPSSPVTPPSPIHDFSSEDVPILNPMIGENTDESAVGDSPPVEKPTSTFRSKAIVVKTLTVIVLAASVKELTVAITVSAFALLFLENALKRAVSCLKPCSNASVVAIESRFSKILFRVKDNEIQQPVTVFNEVELLNLNHDEIEAVEEEKSEELGICCELEESMVSECKIKGKGSRSGRFKATMVKKLQKFRSKRERKEEEKGISNFNNNSYEDDKVEDKEAIIIIRNEVRDDCGITYSTESIIAGKKNSGYAILVMIVLIGLIVGRLQALILTIGWCFLVKMVKVIWRSKNVSSLMER; this is translated from the coding sequence ATGCCTTTTCTTTGGAAGAAGAAAAACCGAGTCACCCGAATTTCACAAATCGTCGCTGATTTTCAATCACCGAAACGCGGTCGTTCGCTCTTCGTTGAAACCGGTTTCCCCACTTCTCTCATCGATCTCTTCGTTAAAAACCGTAACCGCTTCAAGAAAACCAGATTCAAAAAACCGGTTCACTCCGATAACACTGATCTATCACCGTCATCGTCACCGTCACCGCCTCCTCCGCCGCCGTCGTCTCCGGTCACACCTCCTTCACCGATTCATGACTTTTCATCCGAAGATGTTCCGATACTGAATCCTATGATCGGAGAAAATACCGATGAATCCGCCGTCGGTGATTCTCCTCCGGTTGAAAAACCGACTTCCACGTTTCGTTCAAAGGCGATCGTCGTGAAGACGTTGACGGTTATTGTTTTAGCGGCGAGTGTGAAGGAGTTAACGGTTGCGATCACGGTGTCGGCGTTCGCGCTTCTGTTTCTCGAAAACGCATTAAAACGCGCCGTTTCGTGTTTGAAGCCTTGTTCTAATGCTAGCGTTGTAGCAATTGAATCGCGATTCTCGAAGATTCTATTTCGTGTTAAGGATAATGAGATTCAACAACCGGTCACCGTTTTCAATGAAGTTGAATTGTTGAATTTGAATCACGATGAAATTGAAGCTGTGGAAGAAGAAAAGAGTGAGGAGTTAGGGATTTGTTGCGAATTGGAAGAATCAATGGTTTCTGAATGCAAAATTAAAGGGAAAGGTAGTCGTAGCGGTAGGTTTAAGGCAACGATGGTGAAGAAGCTTCAGAAGTTTCGTTCTAAGAGAGAgagaaaggaagaagaaaagggaattagtaattttaataataatagttatgaAGATGATAAAGTTGAAGATAAAGAAGCGATTATTATTATCAGAAATGAAGTTAGAGATGATTGTGGAATCACTTATTCTACAGAATCGATTATTGCAGGGAAGAAAAATTCAGGTTATGCAATTCTGGTTATGATCGTACTTATTGGGCTTATCGTGGGACGTTTACAAGCGTTGATTCTGACCATTGGATGGTGTTTCTTGGTTAAGATGGTTAAAGTTATTTGGAGATCAAAGAACGTGTCTTCTCTTATGGAAAGATGA